One genomic window of Desulfovibrio psychrotolerans includes the following:
- the msrA gene encoding peptide-methionine (S)-S-oxide reductase MsrA codes for MTTSAALLTALLSFALLAVLPSGVRAAQRTPESETSQSETSLPSAAATADNAEAIEKKEHPHAVATFAGGCFWCLEPPFDVLDGVLETTSGYTGGHAENPTYQQVSAGITGHMEAVRVLYDPDKVEYATLLDIFWRNIDPLDPYGQFCDKGEQYRSAIFFHTEEQRALAESSIKKLNESGKLTGPVVTELLPASRFWPAEEYHQDYPAKNPVRYKFYRYNCGRDRRLKELWGTP; via the coding sequence ATGACAACATCCGCAGCCCTGCTCACCGCTTTGCTGTCTTTTGCCCTGCTTGCCGTCTTGCCGAGTGGAGTACGTGCGGCACAGAGAACTCCGGAGTCCGAAACATCACAGTCTGAAACGTCACTGCCCAGCGCTGCCGCCACGGCGGATAATGCGGAAGCCATTGAAAAGAAAGAGCATCCCCATGCTGTAGCCACCTTTGCGGGGGGCTGTTTCTGGTGTCTGGAGCCACCGTTTGACGTGCTGGACGGCGTGCTGGAAACCACTTCTGGGTACACGGGCGGACATGCCGAGAACCCTACCTATCAACAGGTTTCCGCAGGCATTACCGGCCACATGGAAGCCGTGCGCGTGCTCTATGACCCGGACAAGGTGGAGTATGCCACACTGCTGGATATTTTCTGGCGCAACATAGACCCGCTGGACCCGTACGGGCAGTTCTGCGACAAGGGAGAACAGTACCGTTCCGCCATCTTTTTCCATACCGAGGAACAACGCGCCCTTGCGGAATCTTCCATAAAAAAGCTAAATGAATCCGGCAAGCTCACGGGGCCCGTGGTCACGGAACTTCTGCCCGCCTCCAGATTCTGGCCGGCGGAGGAGTATCATCAGGACTATCCCGCGAAGAATCCTGTCCGCTACAAGTTCTATCGCTACAACTGCGGACGGGACAGACGGCTGAAGGAACTATGGGGAACCCCCTGA
- a CDS encoding glucokinase, with protein sequence MTQLSHRMERPPRTKKPARILAADIGGTNSRFAAYILESGTLRREDSVWLSTTNAESFAGLLDQLAKSSLPLTPQEADVIVLGVAGPVRERRRVTPPNIAWDIDLDLLPAAYGMQDALLVNDFLAQAYACVSPALHAARTVLPGNAVPGAPVAVMGAGTGFGHALLLETAPGHFRAVPSEGGHAHFPFVGKEEFAFADFLREETGRRQVVGDMVITGSGIRNLHTFLTGERLTSREVTAKIKPDSPVLEWFARLFGRACHDFVLQTLAFGGLVLTGGVAAGTPDVALHPAFAEEFTASDTHGALLKNVPVRLNTDEEFGLWGAAQLGAFALQGKDMRLP encoded by the coding sequence ATGACCCAGCTTTCTCACCGCATGGAACGTCCGCCGCGCACAAAGAAGCCCGCACGTATACTGGCTGCGGACATAGGCGGCACCAACAGCCGGTTTGCCGCGTATATACTGGAATCCGGCACACTGCGGAGGGAAGACAGCGTATGGCTCTCTACAACCAACGCAGAAAGCTTTGCCGGACTGCTGGACCAGCTTGCGAAATCCTCACTGCCGCTTACGCCGCAGGAAGCGGACGTTATCGTCCTTGGCGTGGCAGGGCCTGTGCGGGAGCGGCGCCGTGTTACCCCGCCCAATATTGCATGGGACATTGATCTTGACCTGCTGCCCGCCGCATACGGCATGCAGGACGCACTGCTGGTGAACGATTTTCTGGCACAGGCCTACGCCTGTGTAAGCCCGGCCCTGCATGCGGCGCGGACGGTGCTGCCCGGCAATGCTGTGCCCGGTGCGCCCGTGGCGGTGATGGGGGCGGGAACGGGTTTCGGCCACGCCCTGCTGCTGGAGACGGCCCCCGGTCACTTCCGGGCTGTGCCGTCTGAAGGGGGACACGCCCATTTCCCCTTCGTAGGCAAAGAGGAGTTCGCCTTTGCCGACTTTCTCCGTGAGGAGACGGGCAGAAGGCAGGTGGTGGGCGACATGGTCATTACCGGTTCCGGCATCCGCAACCTGCATACCTTTCTGACCGGAGAACGCCTTACCTCGCGGGAGGTGACGGCCAAAATCAAACCGGATTCGCCCGTACTGGAATGGTTTGCACGGCTCTTCGGCCGCGCCTGTCATGATTTTGTGCTGCAAACGCTGGCCTTCGGAGGGTTGGTCCTCACAGGCGGCGTGGCGGCAGGCACCCCGGATGTGGCGCTTCATCCGGCCTTTGCGGAAGAATTTACGGCCAGCGACACCCATGGCGCCCTGCTGAAAAATGTTCCCGTCCGGCTGAACACGGACGAGGAATTCGGCCTGTGGGGAGCCGCGCAACTGGGAGCATTTGCCCTGCAAGGCAAAGATATGAGGCTTCCGTAA
- a CDS encoding FAD-dependent oxidoreductase, translated as MQRPAPLRLLLLAVMAVLAGLFFAFDLEQYLTLDFIKAQQGDLAGQYNRHPVPMLLGYFALYVAVTALSLPGAVVMTLAGGAVFGFWPALLVVSFASTIGASLAFLAARFMLRDWVQARFGPRLQRINDGIAREGYFYLFTLRLVPAVPFFLINLGMGLTSLRVGTFYWVSQVGMLPGTAVFVNAGKELGKVESLSGILSPSLIVSFALLGIFPLATRKAVQWIRNRKAAEAHDDKEKRMAEHDYDLIVLGAGAAGLTVTAGAAQLGVKVLLVEREPLLGGDCLHNGCVPSKTLISSARVFHQMRNAPRWGLPQPEFATSESPVVDFSAVSARIRSVIADIQPHDSPERFRRLGAEVAFGDAAFMDANTIRIARQGEAHGAYRTVSAPRIVIATGSSPQVPPIPGLADVRFLTNKDIFALPALPESLIVLGGGPIAMEMAQAFRRLGSEVTVIQRSAQILSKEDKDMADIVQQAMQREGVRFMLNTAVRQVRYATCGTCTDAPPAHAGFAPQTAAAQSPESQVVGAQAVDPETSDSQSPSSPSPGVQSSGSQPSGSQTVGLQCGNGERPMIAVDIEQPNGMPHTLYADSLFVAMGRTPNVQGLQLEHAGVDYSAKGIAVDARMRTSRKHIFACGDVTGQYQFTHAAGYEGGIVLANAVFRLPRKADYTWLPWATFTDPELASIGMNEKTARARNIPYTVRTEPFSGNDRARAEGETEGMLKMLLDKRGKVLGVQIAGPHAGELINEWVAVLGGGISLATLAGGIHPYPTLGEINKRAAGNLLGEKLFSNRVRGLLRLLFRYRGSAGMAS; from the coding sequence ATGCAACGCCCCGCCCCCCTGCGCCTGCTGCTTCTCGCCGTTATGGCGGTACTCGCGGGGCTGTTCTTTGCCTTTGATCTTGAGCAATACCTCACGCTGGACTTCATCAAGGCCCAACAGGGCGACCTTGCCGGACAGTACAATCGCCATCCTGTGCCCATGCTGCTCGGCTACTTTGCCCTGTACGTGGCGGTCACGGCCCTTTCCCTGCCGGGTGCCGTGGTCATGACGCTGGCAGGCGGAGCGGTGTTCGGATTCTGGCCTGCCCTGCTGGTGGTTTCGTTCGCCTCTACCATAGGTGCCAGCCTTGCTTTTCTGGCAGCACGGTTCATGCTCCGCGACTGGGTACAGGCACGGTTTGGCCCGCGTCTGCAAAGAATAAACGACGGCATTGCCCGCGAAGGCTATTTTTATCTCTTCACCTTACGCCTTGTGCCGGCGGTGCCCTTTTTCCTCATCAATCTTGGCATGGGACTGACCTCCCTGCGCGTGGGCACCTTCTACTGGGTTTCGCAGGTGGGCATGCTTCCGGGAACGGCGGTATTCGTCAACGCGGGGAAGGAACTGGGCAAGGTTGAAAGCCTTTCCGGCATTCTTTCCCCATCGCTCATTGTCTCATTCGCCCTTCTGGGCATTTTTCCGCTGGCAACGCGCAAGGCTGTGCAGTGGATACGCAACCGCAAGGCAGCCGAAGCACACGATGACAAGGAGAAACGCATGGCAGAGCACGATTACGATCTCATCGTCCTTGGTGCGGGAGCCGCCGGGCTTACCGTAACGGCGGGAGCCGCGCAGCTGGGGGTGAAGGTTCTGCTGGTGGAAAGGGAGCCGCTGCTCGGCGGAGACTGCCTGCATAACGGTTGCGTGCCCAGCAAGACGCTTATTTCTTCCGCACGGGTTTTTCACCAGATGCGCAACGCCCCGCGATGGGGCCTGCCACAGCCGGAATTTGCAACGTCTGAAAGTCCCGTCGTGGACTTTTCCGCCGTATCGGCCCGTATTCGTTCCGTGATTGCAGATATTCAGCCCCATGACTCGCCGGAACGCTTCCGCAGGCTGGGGGCAGAGGTCGCCTTCGGAGATGCGGCATTCATGGATGCGAACACCATCCGCATTGCCCGGCAGGGCGAAGCGCACGGTGCCTACCGCACCGTCTCTGCGCCGCGCATTGTCATTGCCACCGGGTCATCACCGCAGGTTCCGCCCATTCCCGGCCTTGCGGATGTGCGTTTTTTGACCAACAAAGACATCTTTGCCCTGCCTGCCCTGCCGGAATCCCTTATCGTGCTAGGCGGCGGGCCCATTGCCATGGAGATGGCGCAGGCATTCCGCCGCCTTGGCTCCGAGGTGACGGTGATCCAGCGTTCTGCGCAGATACTTTCCAAGGAAGACAAGGACATGGCCGATATTGTTCAGCAGGCCATGCAGCGGGAAGGCGTGCGGTTCATGCTGAATACGGCAGTGCGGCAGGTGCGCTATGCCACCTGCGGCACCTGCACGGACGCCCCGCCTGCCCATGCGGGCTTCGCCCCGCAGACAGCCGCTGCACAGTCGCCCGAATCCCAAGTGGTTGGCGCGCAGGCGGTTGATCCCGAGACGAGCGACTCGCAGTCGCCCAGTTCACCGTCGCCCGGTGTGCAGTCGTCTGGTTCGCAGCCGTCTGGTTCGCAGACTGTTGGGCTGCAATGCGGCAACGGAGAACGCCCCATGATCGCCGTGGATATTGAGCAGCCCAACGGCATGCCCCACACCCTGTATGCAGATTCTCTGTTCGTGGCCATGGGCCGGACCCCCAACGTGCAGGGATTGCAGCTGGAGCACGCCGGGGTGGACTATTCCGCCAAAGGCATTGCCGTGGATGCCCGCATGCGCACCAGCCGCAAGCATATCTTTGCCTGCGGCGATGTGACGGGACAGTACCAGTTCACCCATGCGGCAGGGTACGAGGGCGGCATAGTGCTGGCAAACGCCGTGTTCCGCCTGCCGCGCAAGGCGGATTACACATGGCTTCCGTGGGCCACCTTCACCGACCCGGAACTGGCCTCCATAGGCATGAACGAAAAAACGGCCAGAGCACGCAACATACCGTACACGGTCCGTACGGAGCCGTTTTCCGGCAATGACAGGGCGCGGGCAGAGGGGGAAACGGAAGGCATGCTCAAAATGCTGCTGGACAAGCGGGGCAAAGTGCTGGGCGTGCAGATTGCCGGACCCCACGCGGGCGAGCTCATCAACGAATGGGTGGCGGTGCTGGGCGGCGGCATATCGCTTGCCACCCTTGCGGGAGGCATACACCCCTACCCCACGCTGGGCGAGATTAACAAGCGGGCAGCAGGCAACCTGCTGGGAGAAAAACTGTTCTCAAACCGTGTACGCGGATTGCTGCGCCTGCTTTTCCGCTACCGCGGCAGTGCGGGGATGGCTTCCTGA
- a CDS encoding alpha/beta hydrolase → MLILLMLPFLLSGCLENPVGPLYTASESLPRYDQPAFQQYVDETREWIEKNRYFLTTARETELAVNTPFELRPSQETRPGRGILLVHGLGDSPGYFKDVAEVLVREGFLVRAMLLPGHGTRPADLMLPSVEDWKNAVAHQVALLSEEVDEVWLGGFSTGANLVTAYALQSEEVGGLLLFSPGFVPRQKRIALASVANLFIDWVDVDEPANNYMRYEALSANAVDLYYKTTQEVRSLLRWKGFDKPALVVMSRDDSIIDPYGVLDIFEKRFSHKGSRFVWYGPSPGTSDARVISRPTRLPEQRISSFSHLCVLFSPGHPYYGQNGTIIMLDNGQHLSVSGPAREDLWYSAYGYTEPDKFHARLTWNPYFDELVSEVRSLVNRR, encoded by the coding sequence TTGCTGATACTTCTGATGTTGCCCTTCCTGCTGAGCGGTTGTCTGGAAAATCCTGTCGGCCCCCTGTACACGGCGTCTGAATCGTTACCACGGTATGATCAGCCTGCGTTTCAGCAATACGTGGACGAGACAAGGGAGTGGATTGAGAAGAACCGCTATTTTCTTACAACGGCAAGAGAGACGGAACTTGCCGTCAACACACCGTTCGAGCTGCGTCCTTCTCAGGAAACCCGGCCCGGACGAGGGATTCTGTTGGTGCATGGTCTGGGCGATTCTCCGGGGTATTTCAAGGATGTTGCAGAGGTGCTCGTGCGCGAGGGATTCCTCGTGCGGGCAATGCTCCTGCCGGGGCATGGTACCCGTCCTGCGGACCTCATGCTCCCGAGCGTGGAGGACTGGAAGAATGCTGTCGCCCATCAGGTGGCGTTGTTGTCTGAAGAGGTGGATGAAGTCTGGCTGGGCGGTTTTTCCACAGGTGCCAATCTGGTAACGGCGTATGCCCTGCAATCCGAAGAGGTGGGCGGATTGCTGTTGTTCTCTCCGGGATTCGTTCCCAGACAGAAAAGAATTGCGCTGGCTTCCGTTGCCAATCTCTTCATCGACTGGGTAGACGTGGATGAACCGGCCAATAACTATATGCGGTATGAGGCGCTATCCGCCAATGCGGTGGACCTGTACTACAAGACAACGCAGGAAGTGCGTTCCCTGCTGCGCTGGAAAGGATTCGACAAACCAGCCCTTGTGGTCATGAGCAGGGATGACAGCATCATCGATCCCTATGGCGTGCTGGATATTTTTGAGAAGCGGTTCTCTCATAAGGGTAGCCGGTTCGTATGGTACGGACCGTCTCCCGGAACAAGCGATGCGCGGGTTATTTCCAGACCAACGCGGCTGCCCGAGCAGCGTATCAGCAGTTTTTCCCATCTGTGCGTGCTGTTTTCTCCCGGTCATCCGTATTACGGCCAAAACGGGACCATAATCATGCTGGATAACGGGCAGCATCTTTCCGTGAGCGGGCCTGCACGTGAAGATCTGTGGTATTCTGCATACGGCTACACAGAGCCGGATAAGTTTCACGCACGGCTTACATGGAACCCCTATTTTGATGAGCTTGTCTCAGAGGTACGGTCACTGGTCAACCGCCGGTGA
- a CDS encoding cation diffusion facilitator family transporter encodes MRSEEQARHIAAVSRVTWAGLVINLLLAAGKIVAGAAGNSRAVVADGVHSLSDLVTDVALLVGVHFWTAPADDGHPYGHGKMEMLVTVGIGLLLAAAGVGIGWDAINAFQSGEQTQAKFIAFLAAVASIVSKEALYRWTVREGRRLNSSAVVANAWHHRSDALSSMPAALAVGVAMFLPGWGFVDLVGAIVVAIFILHAAWNICRPALDKLLDRGAPADVTERLYALACSVPGVQSVHRLRTRYQGAGLFVDMHIGVDAEVTVREGHDVADAVEQLLLAEGEGVVEVMVHVDPWQTGENACENPVQGT; translated from the coding sequence ATGCGGAGCGAAGAACAGGCGCGGCACATTGCCGCCGTTAGCCGGGTAACGTGGGCGGGGCTGGTCATTAACCTGTTGCTGGCTGCGGGAAAAATTGTGGCCGGTGCGGCGGGAAACAGCCGTGCCGTGGTGGCGGACGGGGTGCATAGCCTGTCAGACCTTGTCACAGATGTGGCACTGCTGGTGGGCGTGCATTTCTGGACTGCCCCGGCGGATGACGGCCACCCATACGGGCACGGCAAAATGGAAATGCTGGTCACGGTGGGCATAGGGCTGCTGCTTGCTGCCGCCGGGGTGGGCATAGGCTGGGATGCCATAAACGCCTTTCAGTCGGGCGAGCAGACGCAGGCAAAATTTATAGCCTTCCTTGCGGCCGTCGCTTCCATTGTGAGCAAAGAGGCGCTGTACCGCTGGACCGTGCGCGAGGGGCGGCGGCTTAATTCTTCTGCCGTGGTTGCCAACGCGTGGCACCATCGCAGCGATGCCCTGAGCTCCATGCCCGCAGCCCTTGCGGTGGGTGTGGCCATGTTTTTGCCGGGCTGGGGTTTTGTAGACCTTGTGGGGGCCATTGTTGTGGCAATATTCATCCTGCACGCAGCGTGGAACATCTGCCGCCCCGCCCTCGATAAGCTGTTGGACAGGGGCGCTCCCGCTGATGTCACGGAGCGTCTTTATGCTCTAGCCTGTTCTGTTCCGGGCGTGCAGAGCGTGCACAGGCTGCGCACACGCTATCAGGGGGCTGGGCTTTTTGTGGATATGCACATAGGCGTGGATGCCGAAGTGACAGTGCGCGAAGGGCACGACGTGGCCGATGCCGTGGAGCAACTGCTGCTGGCAGAGGGCGAGGGCGTGGTAGAAGTGATGGTGCACGTGGACCCGTGGCAGACCGGGGAGAATGCCTGTGAAAATCCGGTGCAGGGCACATAG